A DNA window from Rhizobium jaguaris contains the following coding sequences:
- a CDS encoding ABC transporter ATP-binding protein — MMPLVEVSNLTVAFSGTQVLHGIDLTIEKGEAVGLVGESGCGKSVTWLAALGLLPGKATVGGSVRLGDQQLVGASRTALENVRGSRIAMIFQDPSSSLNPVIRAGRQIAEAVELHRGLTGKAASFEAIRLMELVGIPDAVRRFDNFPHEFSGGQNQRLMIAMALSGNPDLLVADEPTTALDATIQAQILDLLISIRAETGMAIVFISHDLGAVSQVCERVCVMYAGRVVEKCSTETLFRQPRHPYTRGLFDAIPRLDGGRERMVPIPGTVPQPGRLPGGCAFAPRCGHTSELCHNSLPQLVSLGDDRAAACFHPIGDSTIVPAPHTVQTKQGVTVS; from the coding sequence ATGATGCCCCTGGTGGAAGTTTCCAATCTGACGGTCGCATTCAGCGGCACACAGGTCTTGCACGGCATCGATCTGACGATCGAAAAAGGCGAGGCTGTCGGGCTCGTCGGCGAATCCGGTTGCGGCAAATCGGTGACCTGGCTGGCGGCGCTCGGCCTTCTGCCGGGCAAGGCGACGGTCGGCGGCAGCGTCCGCCTCGGCGATCAGCAACTGGTCGGCGCGTCGCGCACCGCGCTCGAAAACGTACGCGGCAGCCGCATTGCGATGATCTTTCAGGACCCGTCCAGTTCGCTCAACCCCGTCATTCGCGCTGGCCGGCAGATCGCTGAAGCGGTGGAGCTGCATCGCGGGCTTACCGGCAAGGCGGCGAGCTTCGAAGCGATCCGGCTGATGGAGTTGGTAGGCATTCCGGATGCTGTCAGACGTTTCGACAATTTTCCGCATGAGTTTTCCGGCGGCCAGAACCAGCGCCTGATGATCGCCATGGCACTATCGGGCAATCCCGATCTGCTGGTCGCCGACGAGCCGACGACCGCGCTCGACGCCACCATTCAGGCTCAGATCCTCGACCTGCTGATCTCCATCCGCGCCGAGACCGGCATGGCCATCGTCTTCATCAGCCATGATCTCGGTGCCGTCTCGCAGGTCTGCGAACGCGTCTGCGTCATGTATGCCGGCCGCGTGGTCGAAAAGTGTTCGACGGAAACTCTGTTCCGCCAGCCGCGCCACCCCTATACGCGCGGCCTGTTCGATGCCATTCCGCGCCTCGATGGCGGCCGTGAGCGTATGGTGCCGATTCCCGGTACGGTGCCGCAGCCCGGCCGCTTGCCCGGCGGCTGCGCCTTTGCGCCCCGCTGCGGCCACACCTCCGAGCTCTGTCACAACAGCCTCCCGCAGCTGGTGAGCCTCGGCGACGACCGCGCGGCCGCCTGCTTCCATCCGATTGGCGACAGCACAATCGTGCCGGCCCCTCACACGGTACAGACCAAGCAGGGAGTGACAGTGTCGTGA
- a CDS encoding ABC transporter ATP-binding protein yields the protein MIEASDLTKTYFSRRGLLGRPTAVHAVDGISLTVTQGTTLGIVGESGSGKSTTGRLLLGLETPSAGHVRFDGEPMPALETAAWRKYRARMQLVFQDPLAALDRRLAIGAQIGEPLTIHDVGTQAERRERVTTLLQAVGLRRDQENSYPHELSGGQRQRVVIARAIASDPQLLVCDEPVSALDVSIQAQVVNLLRDLQETRGITMVFISHDLKVVRNVSDRVAVMYLGRIVEEASSKEIFRAPLHPYTKALVSSVPVPGTALKDRIVLQGEPPNPAARPVGCAFHPRCAVAITRCRTETPALLPAAAGHSAACHLVHGGQPVTAVAETMPEQTPASP from the coding sequence ATGATCGAGGCGAGCGACCTCACCAAAACCTATTTTTCCCGCCGCGGACTGCTGGGCCGGCCCACAGCCGTGCATGCTGTCGACGGCATCTCGCTCACCGTTACGCAGGGGACGACGCTCGGCATCGTCGGCGAATCCGGCTCAGGAAAATCCACCACGGGCCGGCTGCTGCTTGGGCTGGAAACACCGTCGGCGGGTCATGTTCGCTTCGACGGGGAACCCATGCCGGCCTTGGAAACGGCAGCATGGCGCAAATACCGCGCGCGCATGCAGCTTGTCTTCCAGGACCCGCTCGCAGCCCTCGACCGCCGCTTGGCGATTGGTGCGCAGATCGGCGAGCCGCTGACGATCCACGATGTCGGTACGCAAGCCGAGCGTCGCGAACGCGTTACTACGCTGCTGCAGGCTGTCGGTCTGCGCCGCGACCAGGAGAACAGCTACCCGCACGAGCTTTCCGGCGGCCAACGACAGCGTGTCGTCATCGCCCGCGCCATCGCCAGCGATCCGCAATTGCTGGTCTGCGATGAGCCGGTTTCGGCGCTCGACGTCTCCATTCAGGCTCAGGTGGTCAATCTGCTGCGCGACCTGCAGGAGACGCGCGGCATCACCATGGTCTTCATCAGCCATGATCTGAAAGTGGTGCGCAACGTCTCCGACCGGGTCGCGGTGATGTATCTCGGCCGCATTGTCGAAGAGGCCTCTTCGAAAGAGATTTTCCGCGCCCCGCTGCATCCCTATACCAAGGCGCTGGTGTCGAGCGTGCCAGTCCCGGGAACGGCGCTGAAGGATCGCATCGTGCTGCAGGGCGAGCCGCCGAATCCGGCCGCGCGTCCCGTCGGCTGCGCCTTCCATCCGCGTTGCGCCGTCGCCATCACCCGTTGCCGCACGGAAACCCCGGCGCTGCTGCCGGCAGCGGCAGGGCACTCGGCTGCATGCCATCTCGTTCACGGCGGCCAGCCCGTTACGGCTGTAGCGGAAACGATGCCCGAGCAAACGCCAGCGAGCCCGTGA
- a CDS encoding ABC transporter permease — MFRFFLFKLLRALMTIILVVTFAFIVLRMSGDPAVIILGPDAPPQAIDAFRHAWGLDQPLWDQYLRYFGAIARGDLGVSMRDGQSAITLVTERIPATLELTIPALILELIIGISAGVYAALHRESLLDRMVMAGAVVGFTMPSFVLGLVLVLIFAVTLDWLPSGGQDTWMHAILPVITMSVGGIGILARFSRSAMIEILGQPYIRTASAKGMPWRKVVWRHALPNAAIPIVTIAGFMVGSLIAGAVVVESLFSWPGVGRLLVVSVSNRDLAVVQCILLMVAACMVLSNFAVDVLYGYLDPRLRNMNAKG; from the coding sequence ATGTTTCGCTTCTTTCTCTTCAAGCTTCTCCGGGCGCTGATGACCATCATTCTGGTGGTGACCTTCGCCTTCATCGTGCTGCGCATGTCGGGCGATCCGGCGGTCATCATCCTGGGGCCGGACGCGCCGCCGCAGGCGATCGATGCTTTCCGCCACGCCTGGGGCCTCGATCAGCCGCTTTGGGATCAGTATCTGCGCTATTTCGGCGCCATCGCCCGCGGCGATCTCGGTGTGTCGATGCGTGACGGCCAGTCGGCGATCACGCTGGTCACCGAACGCATTCCGGCGACGTTGGAGCTCACGATCCCGGCGCTGATCCTTGAGCTCATCATCGGCATTTCCGCCGGGGTCTATGCGGCGCTGCATCGCGAAAGCCTGCTCGATCGTATGGTCATGGCCGGCGCCGTCGTCGGCTTCACCATGCCAAGCTTCGTTCTCGGCCTTGTGCTGGTGCTGATCTTCGCCGTCACGCTCGATTGGCTGCCGTCCGGTGGCCAGGATACGTGGATGCATGCCATCCTGCCGGTCATTACCATGAGCGTCGGCGGCATCGGCATCCTCGCCCGCTTCTCGCGCAGCGCCATGATCGAGATTCTCGGCCAGCCCTATATCCGTACCGCAAGCGCCAAAGGCATGCCCTGGCGGAAAGTCGTCTGGCGGCACGCGCTGCCGAATGCGGCGATCCCGATCGTCACCATTGCCGGCTTCATGGTCGGTTCGCTGATCGCCGGCGCCGTCGTGGTGGAATCATTGTTCTCCTGGCCGGGCGTCGGACGCCTGCTGGTGGTCTCCGTTTCCAACCGCGACCTCGCTGTCGTGCAATGCATACTGCTGATGGTGGCGGCCTGCATGGTGCTGTCCAACTTCGCCGTCGACGTTCTCTACGGCTATCTCGATCCGCGCCTGCGGAACATGAATGCGAAAGGCTGA
- a CDS encoding ABC transporter permease has product MANISISGIAGERKKRKKPGIPILVGIGLAWIAAMIFIALTADWIRPFNITAFDLKNRLALPGNPTHFLGTDELGRDVLSRLIDSIRISLLIAFGATLISAFVGTLLGFLAAYFRGIVEHIVLMLADFQAAMPFLIMSLAVLAFFGSSLPLLICLMGFYGWERYTRIARGLAISASKQGYAAAVTQLGASPTRVYLNHILPNIASTLIVSMTLTFPEIILMESSLSFLGLGVQPPMTSLGNMVGYGREYITRAPWIMLTPSVVIMLTTDGVSIVGDWLRDKLDPTLS; this is encoded by the coding sequence ATGGCAAACATCTCCATTTCGGGTATCGCCGGCGAACGCAAGAAGCGGAAGAAGCCGGGCATCCCCATTCTGGTCGGCATAGGCCTCGCCTGGATCGCCGCGATGATCTTCATCGCCCTGACCGCCGATTGGATCCGGCCCTTCAACATCACGGCATTCGACCTTAAGAATCGCCTGGCGCTGCCCGGCAATCCCACGCATTTCCTCGGCACGGACGAGCTTGGCCGCGACGTGCTCTCGCGCCTGATCGACAGTATTCGCATCTCTCTGCTCATCGCGTTCGGCGCGACGCTGATCTCCGCCTTCGTCGGCACGCTGCTCGGCTTTCTCGCCGCCTATTTCCGGGGGATCGTCGAACACATCGTCCTGATGCTGGCGGACTTTCAGGCGGCCATGCCATTCCTGATCATGTCGCTCGCCGTGCTTGCCTTCTTCGGCAGCTCGCTACCGCTTCTGATCTGCCTCATGGGCTTCTACGGCTGGGAGCGGTATACCCGCATCGCTCGTGGTCTTGCGATTTCCGCCAGCAAACAGGGCTATGCTGCGGCCGTGACCCAGCTCGGCGCCAGCCCGACACGGGTCTATCTCAACCACATCCTGCCGAATATCGCCTCGACGCTGATCGTCTCGATGACGCTAACCTTCCCGGAGATCATCCTGATGGAAAGCAGCTTGTCCTTCCTAGGCCTTGGCGTGCAGCCGCCAATGACCAGTCTAGGCAACATGGTCGGCTATGGCCGCGAATACATCACGCGCGCGCCCTGGATCATGCTGACGCCGTCGGTGGTCATCATGCTGACCACCGACGGCGTCAGCATTGTCGGGGACTGGCTGCGCGACAAGCTCGACCCGACCTTGTCTTAG